A part of Bacillota bacterium genomic DNA contains:
- a CDS encoding aminoacyltransferase has protein sequence MDFILNGNPQEYTEYIKNHAKGHFLQTIEWSKVKQDWDNIWFVIKDAGEIKGAGSILLRKLPVVGKTFMYCPRGPVLDYSDRDILKFFNTEMQQVAKKYKGLMLKIDPDIEISRQDVIDNLWGTGFTQKPQTLNFEGIQPRFVSRLDIAPDLDDIMAGFHSKTRYNIRLAGRKGVNVRVGERNDLKRFQEIMEETGTRDNFVVRKLAYFEKMYDALVPPGYMRLFVAEHEGEMLAGTICTRFGDKCWYLYGASSNTKRSLMPNYALQWEMIKWAKESGCTLYDFRGISGDLDPSNPLYGLYRFKKGFQGSYTEFIGEFDLIFDPLMYKLWDKGVPLAKKLRSKMIMARKGLGRRENSG, from the coding sequence ATGGATTTCATACTCAACGGCAATCCACAAGAATATACGGAATATATAAAAAACCATGCCAAGGGACACTTTTTACAGACAATAGAGTGGTCTAAGGTGAAGCAAGATTGGGATAATATTTGGTTCGTTATTAAAGATGCGGGTGAAATAAAAGGAGCAGGCAGTATTTTACTGCGCAAGCTTCCCGTTGTGGGCAAGACATTTATGTATTGTCCCCGGGGCCCGGTTTTAGATTACAGTGATCGAGATATTTTAAAATTTTTTAACACTGAGATGCAGCAAGTAGCCAAGAAATACAAGGGCTTGATGCTTAAGATAGACCCAGATATTGAGATATCGCGACAAGATGTGATAGACAACCTCTGGGGTACCGGTTTTACGCAAAAGCCTCAAACTCTTAACTTTGAAGGGATCCAACCTCGCTTTGTATCACGGCTGGATATTGCCCCCGATCTGGATGATATTATGGCCGGCTTTCACAGTAAAACCCGTTACAATATCCGGCTAGCCGGGCGCAAAGGCGTTAATGTCCGCGTGGGGGAAAGAAACGATTTAAAACGCTTCCAGGAAATAATGGAAGAGACAGGCACAAGAGATAACTTTGTAGTCAGAAAACTGGCCTATTTTGAAAAGATGTATGATGCCCTGGTACCCCCCGGTTATATGAGGCTTTTTGTGGCCGAGCATGAAGGTGAGATGCTGGCCGGAACAATCTGTACCAGGTTCGGGGATAAATGTTGGTACTTGTACGGGGCTAGCAGCAATACCAAGCGCAGCTTAATGCCCAATTACGCTCTGCAGTGGGAGATGATCAAGTGGGCCAAGGAGTCTGGGTGTACTCTTTATGATTTCCGGGGTATTTCCGGTGACTTAGACCCGAGTAACCCCTTATACGGGTTGTACCGGTTCAAAAAAGGCTTCCAGGGTTCTTACACCGAGTTTATCGGGGAATTTGATTTGATTTTTGACCCGCTGATGTACAAGCTGTGGGATAAAGGTGTGCCGTTGGCTAAAAAGCTGCGCTCCAAGATGATTATGGCCAGGAAGGGCTTAGGGAGAAGGGAAAACAGTGGATAA
- a CDS encoding diguanylate cyclase — translation MSRITFISLVALFFYFLTIALWIPEGVAAPQNHINESILLVMVCILLSNIKKRKKIEDQLKYISYHDTVTGLYNRNYFEKELQRMDSGRHLPLSIIVGDTNNLKLLNDAFGHSKGDQLLLRIAGILNNSCRREDIIARWGGDEFAVLLPKTSRSEAMAICSKIKKACAQEKEDPIRPSIALGTAAKNKQEENIQRVIKTAEDNMYRNKLVESKSTSYISISSLKKILREKTHETKEHCRRMRKLAIRVGNRLSLDSNEKKKLILSAGLHDIGKIAVPSEILNKPGPLTASEWEVVNSHSEVGYRIAGALPEIRYLADYILSHHENWDGNGYPQGLKGEEIPLIARIISIIDAYDVMVHGRPYKSAINHQQALEKIKNAAGVQFDPCLVEIFLKTLQGTNPYAEKETAF, via the coding sequence ATGTCCAGAATTACATTTATTTCTTTGGTAGCGTTGTTTTTTTACTTTTTAACAATAGCTCTTTGGATACCCGAAGGAGTCGCTGCACCCCAAAACCACATTAACGAATCTATATTACTAGTTATGGTTTGCATACTGCTATCTAATATTAAAAAGCGCAAAAAAATTGAAGACCAGTTGAAATACATAAGCTACCATGACACTGTAACCGGTCTTTATAACCGCAATTATTTCGAGAAGGAACTGCAAAGAATGGATTCAGGCAGACACCTCCCTCTGAGTATAATTGTAGGAGACACCAATAATCTAAAGCTGCTTAACGACGCTTTTGGACATAGTAAGGGCGACCAACTGCTGCTAAGGATAGCAGGCATATTAAATAATAGCTGCCGCCGGGAAGATATTATTGCCCGCTGGGGCGGAGACGAATTCGCAGTCCTTTTACCCAAGACCAGTCGCAGTGAGGCAATGGCAATCTGTAGCAAAATAAAAAAGGCCTGCGCCCAAGAGAAAGAAGACCCCATAAGGCCCAGTATTGCCCTTGGTACAGCGGCGAAAAATAAACAGGAGGAAAATATCCAGAGGGTCATTAAGACTGCTGAGGATAATATGTACCGGAATAAATTGGTGGAAAGTAAAAGCACAAGTTACATCAGTATCTCTTCCTTAAAAAAGATTTTGCGTGAAAAAACCCATGAAACAAAAGAGCATTGCAGACGCATGCGAAAACTGGCAATTAGGGTGGGAAACAGGCTTAGTCTGGATAGCAATGAGAAAAAGAAATTGATTCTATCGGCGGGCCTGCATGACATTGGCAAAATAGCTGTTCCCAGTGAGATTTTAAACAAACCTGGACCTCTAACTGCCAGCGAATGGGAAGTTGTCAATTCCCATTCGGAAGTAGGTTACAGAATAGCAGGTGCCCTGCCGGAAATACGTTACTTAGCTGATTATATTTTATCTCATCACGAGAATTGGGACGGCAACGGGTACCCGCAGGGATTGAAAGGGGAAGAAATACCACTCATTGCGCGTATCATATCAATTATCGACGCCTACGATGTGATGGTACACGGCCGTCCATATAAAAGCGCTATTAATCACCAGCAGGCCCTGGAAAAGATAAAAAATGCTGCCGGCGTCCAATTTGACCCGTGCCTTGTGGAAATATTCTTAAAGACATTGCAAGGGACAAATCCTTATGCTGAAAAGGAAACCGCCTTTTAA
- a CDS encoding exonuclease SbcCD subunit D codes for MRILHTSDWHLGRIFHGVHLTDDQAYLLDRFVDLVDDARPDVVLIAGDIYDRSVPPTDAVDLLDDVLSRILLDYKVPVILIAGNHDSPERLGFGTRLLARQGLYVIGEVSKDLTPVAIPDAGGPVYFCPLPYAEPPVVRERLAVPDASNQQQALQSMINHIVGQIPDNKRKVALVHAYVAGGEESESERPLSIGGSSQVNTTCFQPFHYTALGHLHQPQNAGGASIRYAGSLMKYSFSEATHRKSVTMVEMNDAGKIIQEEITLTPRRDVRRLEGNLTDILAGPQSGENKEDYIMVTLKDPGAVYDAIGKLRTVYPNVLHIERPHMTNAGELHGPSGDHRGRNETDLFSDFFIQITGEPLSREQTELFAETMDTVFRQEREV; via the coding sequence ATGCGCATACTACACACCTCGGATTGGCACCTGGGACGTATATTCCACGGGGTACACCTGACAGACGACCAGGCATACCTCCTTGATCGGTTTGTTGATCTTGTGGATGATGCCCGGCCGGACGTAGTTTTAATCGCCGGGGACATATATGACCGATCCGTCCCCCCGACGGATGCAGTTGACCTTCTGGACGATGTTCTCTCCCGGATCCTTTTGGATTACAAGGTGCCGGTGATCTTAATTGCGGGTAACCACGATAGCCCGGAACGCCTGGGTTTTGGTACCCGCCTTTTGGCCCGGCAGGGTTTATACGTGATTGGCGAGGTCAGTAAAGACCTTACCCCGGTGGCAATTCCCGATGCCGGCGGGCCCGTATATTTTTGCCCGCTCCCCTACGCGGAACCCCCGGTGGTTAGAGAACGGTTAGCGGTACCAGACGCGTCAAACCAACAACAAGCTTTACAATCCATGATTAATCATATAGTTGGGCAAATTCCCGATAATAAGCGTAAGGTTGCCCTGGTTCATGCCTATGTGGCAGGCGGAGAAGAAAGTGAGTCCGAAAGGCCATTATCCATCGGTGGTTCCAGCCAAGTTAACACCACCTGTTTCCAGCCTTTCCATTATACGGCCCTCGGTCACCTGCACCAACCCCAAAACGCCGGCGGGGCAAGTATTCGCTATGCCGGTTCTTTAATGAAATACTCTTTCTCGGAGGCCACTCACCGCAAATCAGTAACCATGGTGGAAATGAATGACGCCGGGAAAATCATTCAGGAAGAAATAACCCTTACTCCCCGGCGGGATGTGCGCCGCCTGGAAGGAAACTTAACCGATATCCTGGCAGGGCCCCAAAGTGGAGAAAATAAGGAAGATTATATTATGGTGACGCTAAAGGATCCCGGCGCCGTCTACGACGCCATCGGTAAACTGCGCACGGTTTATCCCAATGTACTTCATATTGAGCGCCCTCATATGACAAACGCCGGGGAACTGCATGGGCCAAGCGGTGACCACCGCGGCCGGAACGAAACGGACCTTTTTTCTGATTTCTTCATTCAAATAACCGGCGAGCCACTGTCCCGGGAACAGACTGAATTGTTCGCCGAGACAATGGATACAGTTTTTCGCCAGGAACGGGAGGTGTAA
- a CDS encoding DUF3298 and DUF4163 domain-containing protein, which yields MKERGDNAAQIAEKMIVNECTHITYPQVVNLRDSAAQNKINEAIERQVYSLIPPEGCDVWGEIFGKYRVTLNDRGILSVNIQFYKIRQHAANGLNMQKSVTADLDTGKVYKLYELFKRNSDYRIVLNKMIREQIKEKNLHLIKEFKGIDDYQDFYLTEDALVIYWQELEYTIHAEGIPEFVIPYEKIQNLISEDSPIVRFI from the coding sequence ATGAAAGAGCGGGGAGACAATGCAGCGCAAATCGCGGAAAAAATGATAGTAAATGAATGTACTCATATTACTTATCCCCAGGTGGTAAACTTGAGAGATAGCGCAGCTCAAAATAAAATCAACGAAGCTATTGAAAGGCAGGTATACAGCCTGATTCCACCGGAGGGCTGCGACGTGTGGGGTGAAATTTTCGGCAAGTACCGGGTAACACTTAATGACAGGGGTATATTAAGCGTAAATATCCAATTTTATAAAATCAGGCAACACGCCGCCAATGGCCTCAACATGCAGAAATCAGTTACTGCGGATTTGGACACGGGCAAAGTCTATAAGCTGTATGAACTATTCAAAAGGAACAGCGACTATAGGATTGTATTGAATAAAATGATACGAGAGCAGATAAAGGAAAAAAATTTACACCTTATCAAGGAATTTAAAGGCATTGATGACTACCAGGATTTTTATCTAACCGAAGATGCCCTGGTTATTTACTGGCAGGAATTAGAGTATACTATTCACGCCGAAGGGATACCAGAATTTGTTATCCCTTATGAGAAAATACAAAATTTGATAAGTGAGGACAGTCCTATAGTCAGGTTTATATGA